One Baekduia alba genomic window, GCGGCCACGTCGCCGGCGCGATCGCCGCCGTACCAGTCGCTACGCCGCGCGCAGGCGCTCGCGCAGCGCGGTGAGCGCGTCGTCTTCCAGGCCGTGCTCGCGCAGCCAGGCTTCCGGTGAGCCGTGGCGGTCGTCGAGGAGCTCGAGGATCCGGGCCATGGACTCCGGGCGCGCCGAGTGGTGGTGCGGGTCGTTGGTCTGCATGTCCTGCGCGTAGGTCGGTGAGGCCGCCAGCCGCGCCACGATCGCCTCGATGCGCTCGGAGGTCACCGCGTAATCGGCCACGATCGCCGCGCGGGACGCGCCGGCGATCTCCAGGGCCAGGGCCACGACCAGCCCTGTCCGGTCCTTGCCCGCCGCGCAGTGCACCAGCGTCGCCCCGCCGTCGGGCGGCGCGGCGATCGTGCGCAGCGTGGCGACGATCGAGTCCGGGCGACGCGCCATGTAGCCCATGTAGGTCCGCACGGTCGGGGTCTCGCCGGGCATGTCCACGCCGTGGACGCCGTTCTGCCACGGCACGATCGTCTCGGCCTCGAGGACGTCGGTGCGCTCGCCGGCCTCGGGATACAGCGACCGGTGCTCGATCACGATGCCGTCGACCGCGTGCAGCGGACCCGGTCCTTCCAGGCGCACCTCGACGCCGGTGCGCAGGTCGACGACCGCGCGCAGACCATGATCATCAACGAGGTGCGCGACGTCGTACGCCGTCAGGTCCTGGAGGTTGTCGGACCGCAGCAGCCGCCCGCCGGCCACGACGCCGTCGCCGTCCCGCAACGGGATCCCGCCGACGTCGCGGGCGTTGACCGCGCCTTCCAGGTCGATCCAGCGAGGATGGGCGTCGGCGACCGTCATCTCCGTTCCAACGTAGCGGCCTCCGCGCTCTTGACCGCCCGGCCCAGCGCCTCTCCGCCGATCAGCCGCTCCCACGGCCCGACGACCGCCCAGAGCGCCCGCAGCCGCAGCGCGGCGCCCCGGTCGACCGGCGCCACGCGCGCCTCGGAGAACAACGTGGACCGTCCGTCCGGACCCGGGACCACCCAGTGCGCGAACACCACCCGCGCCGTTCCCGGCTGCGCCCACGCCGCGAAGGCGTCCGCGCCGTCGAGCGCCGGGTAGTCGCGCCGCAGCGTCCAGATCCGTCCGACCAGTCCGGACACCGACCAGCCGTCGCCCTCGTCGAGGACCGTGAACGGCGGCGCGCTGAACAGCTCCGCGAACGTCACGGCGGCCGGCAGGCCCGGGATCCGCCAGCGCACCAGCCGGCCGAGCGGACCCGTCGCGTCGACGCGCAGCCCGCGCGCGGCCGCCCACAGCGCGTCCGGAGGCGCGGCGGCCTCGCGCCGATGCGTTGTCCGGATGGCTGGCGCCGGCAGCCACGTGTCGAGGTCGACCTCCATTCGCCGCATATCCTGGCCCACAGATGCCCCTCGATCCCACTTTCGTCGCCGATGTCGTCGCGCGGGCGCTCGCCGAGGACGTCGGCGACGGCGACGTGACGACCGCCGCGACCGTGCCCGACGGCGCCCGCGCGACCGCGACCATCACCCAGAAGGCGCCCGGCGTCGTCTTCGGCCTCGATCTCGCCGAGCAGGCGTTCCGCCAGCAGGACCCCGACGCCGAGATCGAGCGCCTGGCGCCCGAATCCACCTGGCACGAGCCCGGCACCCAGATCCTCAGGATCACCGGCACCGCCGCGGGCATCGTCACTGCCGAGCGCACCGCGCTGAACTTCCTGCAGCGCCTGTCGGGCGTCGCGACGCTCACCAACCGCTACGTCCAGGCCATCGACGGCACCGGCGCCCGGATCCTCGACACGCGCAAGACGACGCCGACGCTGCGGCCGCTCGAGAAGGCCGCGGTCGTCGCCGGCGGCGGGACGTCGCACCGCTTCGGCCTGTTCGACATGGTGCTCATCAAGGAGAACCACGTCGAGGCGGCCGGCGGGATCGCCAACGCGGTCGGCGCCGCCCAGCGCCGGTTCCCGGACATCGCCATCGAGGTCGAGGCCGAGACCGCCGACGACGTACGGGAGGCCCTCGCCGCCGGCGCCCCGCGGATCCTGCTCGACAACATGACCCCCGACGCGATGCGCGCGATCGCGACCGAGGTCGCCGGCCGCGCCGAGCTGGAGGCCAGCGGGAACATCGACCTGCACACGGTCCGAGCCGCGGCGGAGACCGGGGTAGACTTCATCTCGGTCGGAGCGCTCACGCACTCCGCACCGGCCCTAGACCTCTCCCTCATATTGGAGCGTCTGCCATGAACCTCCCCATGGCCCCCAGCCCCACTGTTTCCCAGGCCCTGACGGCCGAAGAAAGTAGCGCGCTGACCGCAGAGGTTCGCGCGCTCGCACGAGAACGCAACGCCGTCATCCTGGCCCACAACTACCAGGTGCCCGAGGTGCAGGACGCCGCCGACTACGTCGGTGACTCGCTCGGGCTGAGCCGCAAGGCCGCCGCCGTCGACGCCGAGGTGATCGCGTTCTGCGGCGTCCACTTCATGGCCGAGACCGCGTCGATCCTCTCGCCCGAGAAGACCGTCCTGATCCCGGACCTCGACGCCGGCTGCTCCCTGGCCGACTCGATCACGCCCGAGCAGCTCACGGCGTGGCAGGCCAAGCACCCCGGCGCCGTCACCGTCATGTACGTCAACACGACGGCCGAGACCAAGGCGCTGACCGACTACTGCGTGACGTCGTCGAACGCCGTCAAGGTCGTCCAGCACATCCACGCCGAGCACGGGTCCGACACCGAGATCCTCTTCGGCCCGGACATGTGGCTCGGCGCCTACGTCGCCAAGGAGCTCGGGCTCAACGGCAGCGGTCGCTTCCACGTCTGGGACGGCGAGTGCCACGTGCACGCCGGCATCCGCCCGGACGACATCACCGCGGTCCGCGCCGCCCACCCGGACGCCGACTTCCTGGTCCACCCGGAGTGCGGTTGCACGACGCAGGTCATGGAGTACGTGGCCGCGGGCGACATCGCGACCGAGGGCGTGCACATGCTCTCGACCGGCGGGATGCTCGACTACGCCAAGGCCCAGGCGGGCCACGGCGGGCAGGCGATCATGGCGACCGAGACCGGCATGCTGCATCAGCTCAGGATGGCCGCGCCCGACGTCGACTTCATCGCCGCCAACGAGCGCGCGTCGTGCAAGTACATGAAGATGATCACGCTGCCGAAGCTGCGCGACGCGCTGCGCGACTTGACCGGCGAGGTCAAGGTCGACCCGGCGCTCGCCGAGCGGGCCCGGATCCCGATCGAGCGCATGGTGGCGATCGGCTAGCGCGATGGCGTTCGACGGCTTCGGCCCGGTGGCCTTCCGCTGGTTCGCCGGGCTCGAAGCCGACAACACGAAGGCGTGGTTCCACGCGCACCGGCCGGAGTACGACGTCGAGGTGCGAGGGCCGCTGACCGCGTTGCTCGAGGAGATGGCGGGCGACGCGCCGGTGTGGATCGCCCGGCCGAACCGCGACGTGCGGTTCTCGCCCGACAAGTCGCCCTACAAGACGCGCGCCTACGGGACGATCGACGGCCGGCTTTACGCAGAGCTGTCGGGCGACGGCCTGTTCGCCGGCACAGGGGCCTACGGGATGGACGCCGGTCAGCTGGCGCGCTTCCGGGCGGCGGTCGACGCGGAGAGCAGCGGCACCGCGCTGGAGTCGATCGTCGGCGCGCTCGACGCCGCCGGGATCGAGACGTGGGGCGAGGCGCTGAAGACCGCGCCGCGCGGCTACGCGCGCGACCATCTCCGCGTCGCGCTCCTGCGCCACAAGATGCTGGTCGCCGGCGCGCGGATCCCGCCGGACACCGCGGTCGGCGACGGCCCGAGCCTCGGCCGCGACGCGGCGCT contains:
- a CDS encoding tyrosine-protein phosphatase — its product is MTVADAHPRWIDLEGAVNARDVGGIPLRDGDGVVAGGRLLRSDNLQDLTAYDVAHLVDDHGLRAVVDLRTGVEVRLEGPGPLHAVDGIVIEHRSLYPEAGERTDVLEAETIVPWQNGVHGVDMPGETPTVRTYMGYMARRPDSIVATLRTIAAPPDGGATLVHCAAGKDRTGLVVALALEIAGASRAAIVADYAVTSERIEAIVARLAASPTYAQDMQTNDPHHHSARPESMARILELLDDRHGSPEAWLREHGLEDDALTALRERLRAA
- a CDS encoding DUF2461 domain-containing protein, whose translation is MAFDGFGPVAFRWFAGLEADNTKAWFHAHRPEYDVEVRGPLTALLEEMAGDAPVWIARPNRDVRFSPDKSPYKTRAYGTIDGRLYAELSGDGLFAGTGAYGMDAGQLARFRAAVDAESSGTALESIVGALDAAGIETWGEALKTAPRGYARDHLRVALLRHKMLVAGARIPPDTAVGDGPSLGRDAALDHLRDTWTACAPLLAWLADHVGAPDPEGQAPGRRRR
- the nadC gene encoding carboxylating nicotinate-nucleotide diphosphorylase; the protein is MPLDPTFVADVVARALAEDVGDGDVTTAATVPDGARATATITQKAPGVVFGLDLAEQAFRQQDPDAEIERLAPESTWHEPGTQILRITGTAAGIVTAERTALNFLQRLSGVATLTNRYVQAIDGTGARILDTRKTTPTLRPLEKAAVVAGGGTSHRFGLFDMVLIKENHVEAAGGIANAVGAAQRRFPDIAIEVEAETADDVREALAAGAPRILLDNMTPDAMRAIATEVAGRAELEASGNIDLHTVRAAAETGVDFISVGALTHSAPALDLSLILERLP
- the nadA gene encoding quinolinate synthase NadA, whose protein sequence is MAPSPTVSQALTAEESSALTAEVRALARERNAVILAHNYQVPEVQDAADYVGDSLGLSRKAAAVDAEVIAFCGVHFMAETASILSPEKTVLIPDLDAGCSLADSITPEQLTAWQAKHPGAVTVMYVNTTAETKALTDYCVTSSNAVKVVQHIHAEHGSDTEILFGPDMWLGAYVAKELGLNGSGRFHVWDGECHVHAGIRPDDITAVRAAHPDADFLVHPECGCTTQVMEYVAAGDIATEGVHMLSTGGMLDYAKAQAGHGGQAIMATETGMLHQLRMAAPDVDFIAANERASCKYMKMITLPKLRDALRDLTGEVKVDPALAERARIPIERMVAIG